Below is a genomic region from Pseudochaenichthys georgianus chromosome 13, fPseGeo1.2, whole genome shotgun sequence.
ctcggtcctcgaagtgcatttagagaaatgagatgtccttcaacatggcgcgctaaaattcatttccgggtcactaccggaggaccgaggagtcgaggagtcgaggagggggatttgatgaaatgagaaagggcctatgTGAAGACACGTTTCGCGTGTACTCAGGTacacaggtactcgcttgtttaattatttgtgcggtctagatttcttcttcttttttgaagtgagaagttgtccgtcagtcagaCTGACGGACAGactccccccacccccacccccacccccaaaacgaaaactcttcggttctccacgaattacacaagtaacccaaatcagcgttaaaaaagcgggaggcgccgaaaaatcccatattaatgtattgattatagctccgggtccgtataggtcggcgtccggatccggaccgcggtccgcctgttgccgacgcCTGCCctagggtgttaggtccactccctaCTTAtacaaatagcactttaccactgcaccctctctaatatCAAATGCATCcggagtcattttgttctggaaccgggcctgagtGGACCACTCTGaaccgtctacgaactggggtcggtcgctttaaaacatcgatgaagacgtggggcttggcggacagtgcggcatgcgagtgcggtgaccctgagcagaccgctgtccatataatcaccatctgccccttatatagaccaccctcggaagccagcctcttcgacctaggaccagatatgcgggcatggctacacaACACCGAGTTGGACCTCTAACGTTACACGAAAGAAGAGAAATGAAAAGTATTGGTGGGCAAATTAAGCGTTGAAATAAATTGAGTCCCTGACCTTATGCAGCACGAAGGTATTTATTATGATTAAGATATGATAAGAAAGTGAGTAGAGTATTTAACTAAATAGCTGCTCAAATAGCATTTAAGTGCAAAAATGGGTATCAACACCCAAAACAAAGTCAGTGTGTTTGGATTCGAGTTTCCTAAAAACCTCTTGGCTTGCACTGGTATGAACAATTTGCAAAATGCTCTTTATTTTTAGTATAGCCTATTTCTTACTTAGTACTTTTTCAATTTTAATTGGAAATATCTGATTTTACAGCTTGTTTGTTTTCGACAACTTGTCATTTCAATTCAGAAGCTGCTCGGCTGTGTTCCTACGCATGCGCAATGCGTAGTGAGTGCTGCGGTCTGTGGCCATAGCAACGGTTTGTTGATAGTACAGGACCGTGGTAAAGAGGCGATACTAGCAAAATGAAACTCAAGCGGTTCCTTCTCAGATATTATCCTCCAGGTAAAACCAATAATTTAATGTGTCCTAACTGTAACTTCAATTCCTTTAATGGAGGCAACATGCCACTGTGctagataatatttgttttaacctGCAATGCACACTAAAAAACATTATGTTGACTAGCTGTGTTAGCTATGATGCTAGCTGAAGTTACtgattttgtatttattcagCCGGCATGAGAGGCCTTTCCTGGGTTGAGTCATTTCTCTTCTTGCAGGTATAATCTTGGAATATGAGAAAGGAGGATGTTTGAGGACCAAATCCATCGACCTTTTGGATTTGACTCCAGAGTGAGTGAGTTGTATCCATGAAGTTAACCAACTAACATCACAATGGTTTACTAAGTGTGTGATGCCATAATAACTTCCTGTGGGGAGTTGTTTTATCCTCAGCCACAAATACTGTCATTTTAGCTAAGCTAGTCAGACATATCTCCCTATAGTGAACTCAGCTCTTTATATGATGGGTTTTTAACTAGTTAACCACGGTGAAGTTAGTTTTAGGTTGGATATTCCCAGTGGTTGAAGAAGTAGTCAGATTatttacttcagtaaaaaaTCAATAAGAAAGTGTTAAAACACATAAGTGAAGACCTGAATTCGAAATTCTACTTAATAAGGAAAAGTATTAccatataaaatatattaattgTTATTTTAATGTACTTTTTGTCCTGTTTACTTTTGAGGTGATCCTTATGATCTAAAGTGAATACATGTGTAAACATATCATTTCCACATGCAGGACGAGCCCAGATGAGCTGCTGGCAGAGATCCAGCAGTCGGAGCCTCTGGTCACAGAGTCCCGGGCGGATCAGGTCAAACAGCTGATCGTCAGACTGCAGCAGAAACAGGGTCAGCAGGACCACCACCGCTTCTGCTTCTTCAAGGTCAGACCCCGGACTCACACTCACATCTACAGCCATTAATACATAGATCAACACAGTGACACATCTGGATCCATTTAAAAAGCTTCTCTTAGTGAAGGCAACATTCTTTCAAGCCTTTTCCCTTACAGTATATCGATATTCAGGATTGCAGGACATGTTGTAtatgtggttttgttttataaaagtgtAGAAAGCTATTTGTCTTTTGAATCATGAATTTACATCGGAATAAGAGAAGTTACAGAAACACTTGTGGATTTTGCTTCCTATGAAGCAGTTTTACATATTTAAGGGAGTTGACAATATTTTGGATATTGACATTTTTGGCAAGATCATCTTACTTCCACTGTTTATCAGTGTCTGTTTTTTGTTCTTTGTGAATTGTCTTCTGTGGAAAGTTAGTAGTCCTGAGTACTAAAATGATCCAGTGCTCCAAAGAGGCACTAGAGAGCAGCAGTGGTTCAGTTTTTTAAGCCAAGTAGGCATGCCAATAATGTTATCATGATAACAGATGCTTCATGAATGTCTACGTGTTTTTGAGGAATACACAAAACATGATTTGGTAAAGGTTAAGTTTGGTAATGTGGCTGGAAGTCATAGAAAAAAGTTAACACTGCTGAGAAACTTTTCTGTACTGtaagcagtgttgggcaagttacttccaataTGTAATACATATAacttattactgtcttttttaagtaataagttacattacaatattactgtctctgaaatgtaatgatttacactacttttatattacttttgagttactttaccaaaataaccgcaaaagaatggctaggtattttaaatgctaaaatgtagtttagtgcagctcattatacatccagtgaagggcgatgtggtttagcataacaactgtaggcccttaaggctactaacaacttgtattacacggctcagttgaatactcgattctgattggtcaattcttaacatgtgacacgttgttaatccagtacagaccactgtcaaggactataatgaaggttgctaaggaggatcaagaaagagaaaggaaaatagGTTaagggtcccatgtcatgcttttctggttactacccgtccccttgtgtgttatgtagctttttatgcatgtaaacggtctgcagagtcacaaaccctcaaagtacaccctgtagcgagtacaactctgacacagaaaatacctctctatgctgccccagaacgcctcgttggacatttctctttttctattttttacttcttgggtatagtgacgtatttcgggtatagtgacgtaacgtaCGTCCGCAgagccgttacgtttggaccaatcggcggacttcctcacacacacacactcggcgggacgttgcgaggctcgctgctgcgaggagcgggacactgagagctggctcactggtgtggggtcggcgagacagcgagacaccacggaactcagcctgggcacacacacaaactcccagccaggctgcgggtgtgtgtgtgtttcgggctgtgtctcgctgtctcgcagacggccactgggctcacagggagggggggggggggcaggagctccaacaagccgtttaggacagagagtgaatacacagactatacagagatgctgtttgagaaaccaatgtgagtttggaaaattgcacaatatacatttattttagtagacctcaacatcaatggaattatgatcagtagaaatggccgtgacatgggacctttaaaagatggagcgctggacgtcagataaatcaccagaagaaggcagacaggaagtaaacactaacaggaactcGGAATAGGCTCTGTAGTTTATATatggccgtgtaataagcgggataacgTGCAGCGAGGCGTCatcatggggaaaagaacacccgacAGGCGGATCAGGGAACCCGACGCaaagcggagggatcttgatgagcctgaagggtaaacaccggGCTTACTAATCTACCCACAATGTTTCTCTGGTGtcggaaaaaaaacaaaacaccatttaatttcgggttaaaatgagttttaactgcgttactgagaatTGTAACTTGTAGTATATTACCCaaatttcattagtaatgcattTTATAATTTTTAATTGGGCATATGGTCTTTAAAATGTGCTGCAATCGTGCTTCAGTTGTACGTGTATGTTTTGTTGCAATGCCTTCAGCCTCACAGGGACTGCTGATGACATTCCCCTCATGTAGATTTATTGTCCcttcttaaataaataaatcaaatacCAATAAATtgtaccttttttattttgctaATCTCTGGTCTTCTGTTGTAGGAGCTGAAGGCACACATCCTGCCTCTGACAAACGTTGCCTTCGACAAATCAGGGTCAAGGTGGGTTTCTCTGCGCCACCCAGAGCTCTTCAAGGAGTCCAGAGAGGTGATCTGAGCGTTTACTCCTCTCTGCAGGTTCATCACTGGGAGCTATGACCGGACGTGCAGAGTTTGGGACACGGCCTCGGGCTCAGAGCTGCACACGTTGGAGGGGCACAGAAACGTGGTGTATGCCATCGCATTCAACAACCCCTACGGGTGAGGAAGAGCGTCGGTGGAACTGTCGTAGCGTCTGAGGAAATGTGCTCtgactatttttgttttatcgTTCTCTGACTTAGAGACAAGATTGCCACCGGCTCTTTTGATAAGACGGCCAAGCTGTGGTGTGCTGAGACGGGCAAATGTTTTCATACCTTTCGCGGACACACTGCAGAAATAGTATGTGTAACAATCTGTTTAaattaaaatgattaaatgctgtttgttttaaatgttaaagGCAACGCATTTGCTATAGGCGACTGCGTTTAGTCAGTGTTTATGCAATGTCCTTTGTATTCTGCAAGTCCCCTTGGTAATCCAATGCAGCACTTATGATGTAAGTCGTTTTATATTGTTCAGGCAGttttggaagaagtactcaaaatcctttatttaagtaaaagtacaaatactatgGTCTTAAACATTACAAGTAAAATGTCCTGATTTCAAGATCTTacataagtaaaagtacaaaagtaatcGCCTCaacatatacttaaagtacaaaaAGCACTTATTCTGCACAATGGCCAATTTCTGAATAATGTAAAGTACATAAATactatcagctaaatgtactgcAAGTATCAAAATTAAAAGTACTCGTTTTACAGAAATTGATATTTTCACAGTATTATGGTTATTATATAATCCAGCATTTTAGCATTGTCGGTGTGGACTCAAGTTAGATACTTGATTAGAAGTACAGGACTTCATCACACCATATCAGCCTATCATGTGCTTTTATACATATCAAGTTACTACTAACTGTGAGtgcaaaataaatgtagtggcgtAAGAATTACAGTatttgtctctgaaatgtagcgGAGTACAAGTATAATGAAGCATTAGATGGAAATACTCTTTTAtttgtaatattattattactattattttgttatttcttTTTCTGATTTGTCATCTGTTATGTAGTTAATCTATATCTAGATGTGTTTATTATGCATGCCTTTTGAATattttcttaaaggtggggtaggtaagtttgagaaaccggctcgagatacacttgttgttatattccatggaatgctcttaacatcccgatagcaatgaatatctgaagtgctttgacaataaatccataacaaaaatgtcatctgtggaagccgtaaaaagcacgaccggctaaagtaactggacggcctacctgcctgtcagccttccatctgggcacacacttatctcgtgccctcattggtcatgtgcgcgttcgtgtgtgttggaggaggggctctgtgaggaagtggcaggtttgttccggctgtgtattttcaaattctagcgcactcgagctggtttctccagaattacctaccccacctttaaaatgcaaaaaaaaaaaaggaaatactcaCGTTAAGTACAaatatgtgaaaaaaaaaataccaTACTTTAGTAAATGTGctctccctccctgtgtgtaGGTGTGCCTGGCCTTTAACCCCCAGAGCACGCTGGTGGCCACGGGCAGCATGGACGCCTCGGCCAAGCTGTGGGACGTGGAGACGGGGGGCGAGGTGGCCACGCTGACGGTGCGTAATATTCTCTTTGATCCtggtatccatccatccattaaaTACACACTGCTTAAGTTTCATCCACTTCTAAAAGTAATTATCCCTAAATTGAGTCTCGTCACCCCCGCCGACGGTAAGCCCCTACATACACGGCCATTATACGGCGACTGCAAGTCTTTAATAAGGTCACTGAACACCCATTCTGGGGGGAGCAGTGAGCGCTCTTTGAAGTGCAGGCCGAACCTGATTGGCTGCCTCTGTCTCAGCTCTGTTCACAGCACAACGAATCAATCACGCTGACAGCAGGCTGTATGTTTATTTTGATAAGTAATATAGTGTTTGATGTGCGTTTCCATCGGCAGAGGAAGAGAAGAGGAACGACACAGTGATGGATAATGCTCTCTGTTTATTCCTCACAGGGTCACATGGCAGAGGTCCTCTCTCTGTGCTTCAACACAGTGGGAAATCAGCTGGTCACCGGATCCTTTGACCACACCGTTTCAATATGGGATGTTGCCTCAGGAAGGTGAGACATCATCATTGTTATCGAGTGTTGCAGTGGTGACGTGTTTTAATCGGCAGACCCACATGTTAGCATCCTCAAGGGCTGCTTAGATAAAACTGATTTGGGATTATTGCAGCAAAGAAGCTCTGTGG
It encodes:
- the daw1 gene encoding dynein assembly factor with WD repeat domains 1 isoform X1; the protein is MKLKRFLLRYYPPGIILEYEKGGCLRTKSIDLLDLTPETSPDELLAEIQQSEPLVTESRADQVKQLIVRLQQKQGQQDHHRFCFFKELKAHILPLTNVAFDKSGSRFITGSYDRTCRVWDTASGSELHTLEGHRNVVYAIAFNNPYGDKIATGSFDKTAKLWCAETGKCFHTFRGHTAEIVCLAFNPQSTLVATGSMDASAKLWDVETGGEVATLTGHMAEVLSLCFNTVGNQLVTGSFDHTVSIWDVASGRRVHTLIGHSGEISNVHFNWDCSLIVTGSMDKTCKLWEAVSGECVATLTGHKEEVLDVCFDLSGQLVATASADGTARVFSVNTHQCLVTLEGHDGEISKHLFSPSVKGPQGPYTPSRFRPSIDVDRCLAVDERPAALLRLICFSPPGSRVLTASSDRTARLWDARSGVCLQVLEGHTDEIFSCVFNYEGDTIITGSKDNTCRIWY
- the daw1 gene encoding dynein assembly factor with WD repeat domains 1 isoform X2; this encodes MKLKRFLLRYYPPGIILEYEKGGCLRTKSIDLLDLTPETSPDELLAEIQQSEPLVTESRADQVKQLIVRLQQKQGQQDHHRFCFFKELKAHILPLTNVAFDKSGSRFITGSYDRTCRVWDTASGSELHTLEGHRNVVYAIAFNNPYGDKIATGSFDKTAKLWCAETGKCFHTFRGHTAEIVCLAFNPQSTLVATGSMDASAKLWDVETGGEVATLTGHMAEVLSLCFNTVGNQLVTGSFDHTVSIWDVASGRRVHTLIGHSGEISNVHFNWDCSLIVTGSMDKTCKLWEAVSGECVATLTGHKEEVLDVCFDLSGQLVATASADGTARVFSVNTHQCLVTLEGHDGEISKICFSPPGSRVLTASSDRTARLWDARSGVCLQVLEGHTDEIFSCVFNYEGDTIITGSKDNTCRIWY